In Arachis hypogaea cultivar Tifrunner chromosome 17, arahy.Tifrunner.gnm2.J5K5, whole genome shotgun sequence, a single window of DNA contains:
- the LOC112764698 gene encoding protein SHOOT GRAVITROPISM 6 isoform X1 yields the protein MEIDLTLTLSTLLPVVSINNDSRDQSDFSIGLKMYNEVQRCFLTVGLVYPDDLFLFLVNKCRVKEETLTFGGLCVLKHLLPRLFEAWHSKIPLLVDVVKSLLEEPSLGVWKALSELIVVMASHCYLVGSSGELFIEYLVRHCALTENNHGDLDILNKRVEVKFLPSPCFSINKYHLCTMIRP from the exons ATGGAAATA GATTTGACGCTTACTCTATCAACACTTCTACCTGTAGTTTCTATAAATAATGACAGCAGAGATCAATCAGATTTCTCAATTGGACTTAAG ATGTATAATGAGGTGCAACGTTGCTTTCTCACAGTTGGCTTGGTGTACCCAGATGATTTGTTTCTGTTTCTTGTAAAT aaATGCAGGGTGAAGGAAGAAACATTGACCTTTGGTGGACTTTGTGTTTTGAAGCATCTTTTACCAAG GTTATTTGAAGCTTGGCATAGTAAAATACCTCTACTTGTTGATGTTGTAAAGTCCTTGCTAGAGGAGCCAAGTTTAGGTGTTTGGAAAGCACTTTCTGAA TTAATTGTGGTTATGGCTTCACATTGTTACTTGGTTGGTTCATCTGGAGAGTTGTTCATTGAGTATCTTGTACGACACTGTGCTTTAACTGAAAATAATCATGGTGATCTTGATATCCTAAATAAGAGAGTAGAGGTAAAATTTCTCCCCAGTCCTTGCTTCTCAATAAACAAGTACCACTTGTGTACAATGATAAGACCATGA
- the LOC112764698 gene encoding protein SHOOT GRAVITROPISM 6 isoform X2: MEIDLTLTLSTLLPVVSINNDSRDQSDFSIGLKMYNEVQRCFLTVGLVYPDDLFLFLVNKCRVKEETLTFGGLCVLKHLLPRLFEAWHSKIPLLVDVVKSLLEEPSLGVWKALSELIVVMASHCYLVGSSGELFIEYLVRHCALTENNHGDLDILNKRVEDIWQQVA; this comes from the exons ATGGAAATA GATTTGACGCTTACTCTATCAACACTTCTACCTGTAGTTTCTATAAATAATGACAGCAGAGATCAATCAGATTTCTCAATTGGACTTAAG ATGTATAATGAGGTGCAACGTTGCTTTCTCACAGTTGGCTTGGTGTACCCAGATGATTTGTTTCTGTTTCTTGTAAAT aaATGCAGGGTGAAGGAAGAAACATTGACCTTTGGTGGACTTTGTGTTTTGAAGCATCTTTTACCAAG GTTATTTGAAGCTTGGCATAGTAAAATACCTCTACTTGTTGATGTTGTAAAGTCCTTGCTAGAGGAGCCAAGTTTAGGTGTTTGGAAAGCACTTTCTGAA TTAATTGTGGTTATGGCTTCACATTGTTACTTGGTTGGTTCATCTGGAGAGTTGTTCATTGAGTATCTTGTACGACACTGTGCTTTAACTGAAAATAATCATGGTGATCTTGATATCCTAAATAAGAGAGTAGAG GACATATGGCAGCAGGTAGCATGA